Proteins encoded in a region of the Gloeomargarita sp. SKYB120 genome:
- a CDS encoding thioredoxin family protein, translating to MARTPSTMLDLGTPAPDFALPDVVTGKTISLSTFADKTALLVMFICRHCPYVKHIQNELAKLGQDYKDKDIGIVAISSNDAEKYPDDRPESLKEMAQELGFTFPFCYDETQEVAKAYRAACTPDFYLFDRERKLVYRGQFDDSRPGNDLPVTGKDLRAAIDAVLSGQPVSPDQKASLGCNIKWKPGNEPDYYKAA from the coding sequence ATGGCTCGCACGCCTTCCACAATGTTGGATTTGGGAACACCGGCGCCGGATTTTGCTCTGCCCGATGTGGTGACCGGTAAGACGATTAGCTTGAGCACGTTTGCTGACAAAACCGCCCTGCTGGTGATGTTTATTTGCCGCCACTGTCCCTACGTCAAACACATTCAAAACGAACTGGCGAAATTGGGTCAGGATTACAAAGACAAAGATATTGGCATTGTGGCCATTAGCTCCAACGATGCGGAGAAATACCCCGACGACCGCCCCGAATCTCTGAAGGAAATGGCGCAGGAGCTAGGATTTACATTTCCCTTTTGCTACGACGAAACCCAGGAAGTGGCCAAAGCCTATCGCGCCGCCTGCACCCCCGATTTCTACCTGTTTGACCGGGAGCGGAAACTGGTTTACCGCGGGCAATTTGATGACAGCCGCCCTGGAAACGATTTGCCTGTGACGGGGAAGGACCTGCGGGCCGCCATTGATGCGGTGTTGAGCGGTCAACCGGTGTCCCCAGACCAAAAGGCAAGCCTCGGTTGCAATATCAAGTGGAAGCCGGGCAACGAACCGGATTACTACAAGGCGGCTTAA
- the glyQ gene encoding glycine--tRNA ligase subunit alpha yields MGRAQPVNFQDLIAALHQFWGQQGCLIVQPYDLEKGAATMSPHTFLRALGPEPWAVAYAEPCRRPGDGRYGENPNRLQHYFQYQVLIKPSPADIQDMYLASLRALGIPPEEHDIRFVEDNWESPTLGAWGVGWEVWLDGMEITQFTYFQQCGSIDCQPVSVEITYGLERLAMYLQNVDTIWDIRWNDQVTYGDLYRHSEVEQCTYNFQAADPQILFQLFTLYEKEAQQLLAQNLVTPTLDYVLKCSHTFNLLEARGVMAVTERTRYIARIRHLARQVAQLYLQQREQLGFPLQRPGVPSPEPA; encoded by the coding sequence ATGGGGAGGGCACAGCCGGTGAATTTTCAGGACTTGATTGCAGCGCTGCACCAATTTTGGGGCCAACAGGGGTGTTTGATCGTCCAGCCCTACGACCTGGAAAAGGGTGCCGCCACTATGAGTCCCCACACCTTTTTGCGGGCCTTGGGGCCGGAACCTTGGGCGGTGGCTTACGCGGAACCTTGCCGGCGACCGGGCGATGGCCGCTATGGTGAAAACCCCAACCGGTTGCAGCACTATTTCCAGTACCAGGTGCTCATCAAGCCCTCACCCGCTGACATTCAGGACATGTACTTGGCGTCATTGCGGGCGTTGGGTATTCCCCCCGAAGAACACGACATCCGCTTTGTGGAGGACAACTGGGAATCCCCCACCCTTGGGGCCTGGGGGGTCGGCTGGGAGGTCTGGCTCGACGGTATGGAAATTACCCAGTTCACCTACTTCCAGCAGTGCGGCAGTATTGATTGCCAACCGGTTTCGGTGGAGATCACCTACGGGTTAGAGCGCCTCGCTATGTACTTGCAAAATGTGGACACGATTTGGGACATTCGCTGGAATGACCAGGTAACCTACGGGGACCTTTACCGCCACAGCGAAGTAGAGCAGTGCACTTACAATTTCCAGGCCGCCGACCCGCAAATTCTGTTTCAACTCTTTACTCTGTACGAGAAAGAGGCCCAGCAACTGCTAGCCCAAAACCTGGTGACTCCCACGCTGGACTACGTGTTGAAATGCTCCCACACCTTTAACTTGTTGGAGGCGCGGGGCGTGATGGCTGTGACTGAGCGCACCCGTTACATTGCGCGGATTCGCCATCTGGCGCGACAAGTGGCCCAACTGTACTTGCAACAGCGGGAGCAACTGGGGTTTCCCTTGCAACGTCCTGGCGTCCCGTCCCCCGAACCGGCATAA